A window of Paraburkholderia sp. PGU19 genomic DNA:
ACCGGCACGCGACGGCGAGTGCTGACCTGGTCACGTGGTGGACAGGTTTCGGGGATCCGCTACTTACACGATTCGTTACGCTCGCGCTGGAACAGAACCTGGACCTCGCCCAGGCCGCCGCGCGCGTCTCGCAGGCGCGCGCAGGACTCGGGGCGGCGAATGCCGCATTGCTGCCTTCTGGCAATGTCAGCGGCCAGGCGGCGCGCGTCTACCAATCTGTTGAAACCCCCTTGGGCCGAGTCCTGAAGTCGACGCCCGGTTTCGAGCGCTATGGCAACGACTACGAGGCCAATTTCAGTGCGAGCTGGGAACTGGACGTGTTCGGCGGGTTGCGTCGCGGGCGGGAAGCAGCACTGGCCGAATATCAGGCTTCGGAAGCCGGTGCGGTGGCCACGCGCCTCGCTGTGTCGGCGCAGACTGCGGATATCTACATCACCATCCGTGGATTGCAGGCCCGTCTGAACGTTGCCCGGCGGCAGGTGCAGACGCAGCAGGATCTGCTCTCCACCATCAACCTCCTCTATGGCAAGGGGTTGGCGGCCGACCTCCAGGTGAGCCAGGCTGAAGGTGCGCTGGCCCAGGTTCGTGCATCCGTCCCAGTACTCGAGGCGGGTCTGGATGCAGCGATGAACGCGCTGGATGTGATGCTGGGTTCACAGCCCGGCACTCATCGAGCCGAGCTGGCCGATGCTGGCGACATCCCGGTTGCCCCGCGGATTGAGGCTACAGGATCACCGGGAGAGTTGCTCAGGCGCCGGCCCGACCTGATCGTGGCCGAGCGTCGCCTGGCTGCGTCCAACGCGCGCATCGGCGTGGCGATTGCAGAGTATTACCCCAAGGTGTCGCTCAGTGGACTGATCGGAAGCGCCACGTCGGTGGCCAGCGGCAATCTGTTCAGTAGCGGCGCCAGTCAGGCCGCAGGCGTGCTGGGGCTGCGTTGGCGTCTGTTCGATTTCGGCCGCATCAACGCGCAGATCGTGCAGGCCAGGGGGCAGCAGGCGGAAATATTGGCCGCGTATCGGCTTGCCGCGCTTCACGCGACCGAAGATGTCGAAAACTCATTCTCGGCACTCGTCAAGCGGGAGGAGCAGGCCGCGGTGCTCGCCCAGGGAGTCGGCTCCCTCGGCCGCGCTCGAGCGGCCTCGTTTGCCGCCTATCAAAAAGGCGTCGTCAGCCTGATCGAAGTTCTGCAGGCCGATGAAAATTTGCTGCGTGCCTCCGATGAGCGAGTGCAGGCGCAAACGGAGTCGGCGCGCGCAGCCGTCGCTGCCTTCAAGGCACTTGGCGGTGGTTGGCAATCGAGCGATCACGAGGCTGTGGCGAGTAGATAGCAACTGCAGACCCGATGGAGGAATGCGGATAGAGCTTCGTCATCTCTGTTGCTTCATGGCTGTCGCCGAACGACTTACAGTAATTTCGCTCGCGCTGCGGAGCGATTGCGCATCAAACAGTCGCCGTTCTCGCAGGCGATCGATGTTTTGCTACCGCTTCACGTCGGCCTGGTTTTCTCTGTGGAGGCAGCATGCCGACGATAGCAGGTTGGCGCGCAGGAATCTGCGACGTGAGCCGTGAGCAAGGAGGTGCGAAACCTTAATTTGCGCCGAGCCGAAAGTTGCCGAGTGAATGCAGCGGTGTTCCTGAATTCGAACGTTTCATTCACCGTATGAGGCGAAAATGGAATGTGATCAACCAAGAATTTCGCAGCAGGAATTCCTGCTCGCCGCAATGAAGCAGTGCGGTATGTGCCGCTCTGAATTTGCCGCTCATATTTCAGCAGGGCGGAGCGCGCTCTACAAATGGCTTTTGCCCGATGACTCGACGGATTTCAGGGTGCTTCCCGAAACGGGGCGAGCATACATAGCTCAGGTCGTGCGTGGACATGAACTGAGCGACGATCCCGTCCTCTACGGTGGCCCGGTTTTCGCCGGCCATCAAGCAGTGAGCTATTCAAAAAATTTCGCCTCCCAGCAGGTCGTGTGCAATTTCGACCACGCTTCAGGATCGGCTGACGATCTCGGCTGGCAGGGACCGGAAGGTGTCGCGGGGAAGGCGTTGGATCAGCGTGCGGAGTGGCCGCATTCTGTCCGGTATGTCGGTGCTTTGCCGTGAGCACCAACATTGCGTCGGTATCTCGGGCGCCGTAAGTCCAACGAGACGTATGCCCGGTTGATACCTCTGCGCGGTAAGCCGATGCCGTCGAGCGGCGCGGCAAGTGTCTGCTTTGGGATGGCGCTGCCTTCAAGGCGGTCGGTAGGGCAGGCGACCCAGCGTATCGGACGCGATCGCGATCAAGCGACGACGCGCAGACGGCACTTCTGCCGGAAGATTGGACCGCACTCGACTGTGGGCGGTGGCCCCCGACTGGGCCGCGAACGACCTCCTTACGTTTGCGACAGCGTCTTGCCACTGGTATGTCATTGATATAATATGCATGCGAACGACTTGCGCTGAGGTGGACTGCGCTGGAGCGGTCATCGTCCATTGATACAGAACATGGCGAACATTGCACAGAGGGCTTAGGCATGGCCGGATTATGGTTTGAAGAGTTTGAAGTTGGTCAGGTGTTCAGGCACGACGTCCGCAGGACGGTCACGGAGACGGACAACGTGATGTTCAGCGCAATGACCCACAACCCCGCGGCGATTCACCTGGACAGGGAGTACGCGAGTACCACCGAGTTCGGCCGCCCACTGATGAACAGCATTTTCACCTTGGGCCTTATGGTTGGCATTTCTGTGAGTGACACGACCTTGGGCACTACTGTTGGAAACCTCGGCTGGGATGAAGTCCGCTTTCCAAAACCTCTTTTCGAAGGTGATACTGTCCGTGTCGAAACCGAAGTACTTGATCTACGGAGAAGTAAGTCACGGCCAGACAACGGAATTGTCGTCTTTCAGCATGTGGCGTTCAATCAGCGAGGAGAGGTTGTGGCGACATGTAAGCGATCAGCGCTGATGTACTGTCTAAGCGCCAAAAAGCCGTGACTCCCGGAAAGTTCTGGAAGAGGCTGACATGATTGAAAGAACTTTATTCTCGGATGAGCATGAAATTTTCCGCGACTCAGTCCGCAGATTTATAGAGAATGAAATCACCCCGTTTCACATGGAGTGGGAACACCAAGGCGTTGTTCCTCGCAGCATCTGGGAGGCTGCTGGAAGGGCAGGGCTACTCGGATGTTCAATCCCTGAGGAATATGGGGGTGCTGGAGGCGATCACCTTTTTGATTTTGTGCTAGTCGAGGAACTTGCACGCGCGGGCATCACCGGCCCCGGCTTTGCCATACATAACGAAATGGTGATGCCTTACATCCAGGCATTTGGCACAGAGGAGCAAAAGCGCCATTGGTTGCCGAAGATGGTCAAAGGGGAAGTAATTGGTGCCTTGGGCCTTACGGAGCCGCATGCAGGAAGCGATTTGAAAAACATCCGGACGCGCGCTGTGCGCGACGGTGATTTCTACGTTATTTCAGGGCAGAAGGTTTTTATCTCAAACGGTCAATTGTGCGACATGATCGTACTTGCGACAAAAACCGATCCTAGGGCCAGCAGTAACGGCGTCTCACTGTTCATCGTAGAGGCTTCCAGGCAAGGTTTCAAACGCGGTCGCCGATTGGAAAAAATCGGCCTGAAAGCTCAGGATACCTCAGAGCTATTCTTCGAAGACGTTCGTGTTCCTGCAAGCAACTTGCTTGGACCCGAAAACGGGGGCTTCAGGCTGCTGATGAAGAACCTGGCCCAGGAACGTCTTACCCAGGCGGTTCGTTCGGCTGCCGTGGTAGAGGCTGTTCTGGATTGGACCATCGAGTATGTCGCGAATCGAGAGATGTTTGATCAGACTTTGGCGGACTTTCAAAACACCCAGTTCAAGCTCGCGGACTTGAAAACAGAAGTCACGATTGGGCGGGTTTTTGTCGACCGGTGCATCGAATCGTTTATGTCCGGCAAGCTGGACGGTACTGATGCCGCCATGGCCAAATTGTGGCTTTCCAATCTGCACGGACGAGTGGTTGACGAATGCCTTCAGTTCTTTGGTGGCTGGGGCTACATGTGGGAGTATCCGATCGCGCGCGCCTTCGTGGACGCACGGATCACGCGAATTGCTGGAGGCTCAATCGAGGTGATGAAGCAGATCATTGGTCGTAGCCTCTTCCCGCAGAAAAGCCCAAAGTGAATTGACCTTACGAGCGAGGTAGACATGACGCAGGGGACCGTGAGCGGGGGCATGGACAAGGTTGCGGTTCTGCGCTCAATGCTGTTTGTGCCAGGCGACAGCGAACGAAAGCTCGCCAAAGCGAGTTCGTCGCCTGCGGACGCGCTCATCCTCGACCTTGAAGATTCAGTCGCGCCCTCCAGGACTCACATCGCGCGAGCGATGGTGCTCGAGTATCTCAAGAGCAGACCTTTGCAGCAGCGCAAGCGGCAGCAGATTTGGGTTCGAATCAACGCACTGACAAGTCCGGCCGCGCTTCAAGATCTTGCCGTTGTTGCGGGATCTCCCGACGGTATCGTGCTGCCGAAGGTACGTTCGTCGCAGGATGTCACGTGCCTGGCGCATTACCTGGATGCGCTCGAACTGCGCGAAGGCGTCGCTACTGGATCGATTCGAATACTGCCGGTAGCAACGGAGACTCCGCAGTCGCTGTTCACGCTGGGTGGGTACGAAGGTTGCGGTCCGCGGCTCATAGGCCTGACGTGGGGCGCCGAAGACCTTGCTGCGGCACTTGGCGCGAGCACTAATCGGCGACCCGATGGCGAATACGACACGGTATATCAGTTGGCGCGTGCGCTTTGTCTCGTCGGCGCTGCCGCTGCGCATGTTCAGCCGATCGATACGATATTTGCCGACTTTGGTGATCCGGCGGCCTTGGCGATCGAGGCCAACGCTGCGCGACAAGCCGGGTTCACCGGCAAGCTGGCGGTTCATCCCAATCAGATTGACGTCATCAACCAGGCGTTCACGCCGAGCGACGAGGAGGTGGCCTGGTCACGTCGCGTTGTGGATGTGTTCGCGAGCAATCCAGATCTAGGCACTATTGGCTTGGACGGAAAGATGCTCGACATGCCGCACCTCAAGCGGGCACAGCAGATCCTGGGCCTTGCTGCCAGCCTGCATGGCATCGGCGGCGCGAGTTAGGCTGCCACCGGCTATGGGCGGCCTCGGAATGTCAAAACTGGCCTACGAGGAGACCATGGGGTCTCGTGAGACGGCTACAAAAGGCACAGTCGCTCGCTATGGAACATCTCATTCAAAGTCGTCGGATGCAACATTGCCCTTTGCCTCGCTTTCGCGCTTTAGTGAGAGCAAATTTTTCTTTACTTGCTGCAGTAACTCGGCGAGCTGCAGGCGGCGGTTGTGGTCAAGATCAGCAAGGATCCGCTCATTCATCTCGTGGCTCATGGCTCGCATCTGATTCACGAGACTGTTGCCAGCGGTCGTCAGGTAGACGCGCTTGACTCGCCGATCCGTTCCATCGGGGCGCCTCTCGATGAATCCCGACGCTTCAAGCCGATCGACCAGTCCACCGAGCGCTGCCTTGCCCAGCTCGAGAACGTTCGCCAAATCGCTTTGCATCATGCCGTCATGCCGCGAGAGATGGGCGATGACCCACCATTGGGAGCGCGTCACGCCAAGAGGCTCTACAAATGAGTCGAATACCAGACGTCTCAATCGAGAGACGTCGTGCATGAGGAATCCCAGGCGTTGATCCCAATTTTCCTCGTCCGGCAAGACCGAGCATCGTCGCACTGGATTGCGGGACGTTGCGGTATCGGTTGATGAGTTTCCTATGATCATATCGTGTTTCATTGGTTTGTCCCCGGCAAGTCATGGCTACAGGGTTAGTGAAACACCTACGTGTCTCACGTAGATTATATAGTACCATACGATATGGAAAACTAAGACATTCATCCGCAATTCCTGTTGTGGGTCTGCAACCGTCAGATCTTTGGCGAGTCGTGCTGCATAGACGCAAGGGAAGTGTCGAAATTCGATATTGACATTAGCATATCGTCTGCTAGCATACGTAATGGGCACTGGAGGAGACGTCAGCGCGCACCGCAAACATTGATGACGCGCGACCGATGTGCCGAAGAAACGGAAAAATACAACTCGGTTGAGGAGACGGTGTCATGATCAGGAAGGTCGCTCGGCGCTCCAGCAGACTATTAGGAGCTTTCGTCGCAGTGTTAGCGATTTCCGGCTCTATGTGGCCGGGGATCGCTCATGCGTATAAGTTCGACACAGGTATTCAAGACCTCAACGTCCAGTGGGATAACACTGTTAGCTACAACTTGGGGATTCGCGCCGAGGACTGCGATACCGACATCTGCGGAAACGGGAAGGGCGCTGGGGATGTCACGGCGCACCAATCGGATCGAAAGTTCGCGAAAGCCGGGGACATCGTTACGAATCGGCTGAGCCTGTTATCGGAGCTCAGCGTCATCTACAAGGGTGATACAGGGTTCCGGATTAGCGGGGACGGCTGGTACGACGCCGCTTACACCGGCAGCCCGAAGGGTGACCCATTCTTCCTGTCGCAGGGTCTGAATGCGTTCCCGAACAATCAGTACACGGACTATATCAAGCGATGGAACCGTGGTCCGTCCGGCCAATTGCTGGATGCGTTCGCCTTTACCAGACTCAACCTAGGTTCGGTGCCGATCGACATCAAGGCCGGTCAGTACAACGTGTTTTGGGGCGAATCGATCTTCTGCTTCGTCTGTGGCGTCGCATATAATCAAGGCCCGGTTGATATCCGCAAGGCGCTGACTGATCCCAGTGCGCAAGCCCAAGAGCTTTTCCTTCCCCGGCCCCAAGTTTCGTTCTCTGCGACCCTGACCCCTGAGCTGACGCTCGCCGGGCAATATTTTCTCGACTGGTCGGCCTCCCGACTCCCGGACGGCGGAACGTACTTCGGTGCCGCAGATTTTCTTACCCTCGGCGGTGGCACTGTCGTGCCGTTCCTTGGTACGCCCGCCGTTTTTGACGGGCAGCAAAAACCGGCACATCTGACAGGCGACTTTGGTGTGGGTGTGAAATGGCGTCCTGCATGGTTGGACGGGACCGCAGGATTCTATTATCGCCAATACACGACCACATTTCCTCAACTCGTAATCGGCGGCGCTTCAAACGGAAATCTGAACGTCGACATCGACTACCGCGCACCTCGAGAGCGAATGTATGCATTCACCCTTTCAAAGCAAATTGCGGGGATTTCGTTTGCAACTGACCTGACGTATCGGAACAACGCTGAACTCGCCGCAACGCCGTTTTCAAACGTCATCGCTGCGAACGCGTCCGGTGCGGACTGGATTCCGAGAGGGAACGTCTTTTCGGGCGTGGCGAACATGATCAGCTACTTTGGCAAAACGCCGCTGTTCGATTCGGCGACACTGATCGCGGAAGTCAATTATGCGTGGCTGGAAGGTGTTACGCACGACCCGTTCAATCTCTACTATGGGCTGAAGCAAAACTGTGGTTCGGACGGGGTCGCGACACATCACGGCTGCCCGACGCGAAACGCAGTAGGTATCTCCGCACAGTTCGAACCCATCTGGTACGAGGTTTGGTCGGGTGTGAATCTCAGTATGCCGATTTTCATCAGCACGGGTCTTTCGGGAAATTCCCCGGTGCTTTTCGGGAGCAATCAGGGAGAGGGGTCGTATAGCGTCGGGCTCACCTTCGACATACAGTCAAAGTATAAAGTCTCGTTGAAGTACATCGGGTACCTTGCGCTGCACAGCAATGACAGCGCGGGTGTCGGATCGAACAGCAATTCGAGCCTTGGGAAATACTGGGACAGAAACTGGGTTTCGCTCACCTTCCAGTCGACATTTTAGAGGTGCCGGCGTGGTGCGACCAGATTCCATTGGAAAGGAAGTCGCACCTACGTTTGAATTCCAACGTGCCGCCGATGAAGCGTGCAAAGAAGCGTCCGATGCGCTTTGGAAAGACAGGACCTGGTGGTGCGAGCGGTCTTCGCCGTCATGCCTTTGTATCTTGATAGGCGGTTTGAATTGGGTCAGCGGGGTCATGCAGCTATCAAAGCATCGCGATCCGGTAGCAATTGACGCAAGGATTATCAATGTCAGTTTCTAGCAAAACCTTGTACGCCACCAAACGAAGCGCAAGCAGTCGCTTGATGCACGTTTGCTCGGCCATTGTCCTCGGTCTAATGATCTCATGCGCGATCGCGCGTACGTTTGAAAACCCGGTCGGCATTCCAGCGATGCCGAGCGCTCTGGCCGTACATATCCCGCTTATTGGTGTGGCAAGTGCTGGGCACCGAATTGTCGCAGTTGGACTTCGGGGAGTCATCATCTACTCGGATGACGCGGGGCGGACGTGGGTGCAAGCCAAAGTCCCTGTGGGTACAGACCTCGTTGCAGTCTCGTTTCCGGACGCGAAGCAAGGGTGGGCCGTCGGTCACGGCGGCGTTGTGATTCACACCGATGACGGCGGAGCGAACTGGGTCAAGCAGACAGACGGTAAGCGTCTCTCGGGACTGGCGGTGGACTACTACACGCGGATGGCCGCGGACAAGCCATCCATCGAAGTAAAGCGAGCCTTCGACGATGCTAAGGCTTCTGCTTCTGACGGTAGCTCTCAGGCTCTGCTCGATGTTTTTTTCGAGAATGAAAAGAGCGGGTTCATTGTCGGTACATTCAATCGCGTGTTTCACACGGAAGACGGCGGAAAGAGCTGGATTCCATGGATGGAGCGCACGAATAATCCCGACGATTTCCATTTTTATTCCGTTCACGGAGACGGCAGCCGAATTCTCCTGACTGGCGAGCACGGCATGGTTTGGGAGCTCAACCGCGACAAGCAATCGTTCGAACGGAAGCCGACACCGTATAAAGGAACGTTATTCGGTTCGCTCGGATCGGGAGGCGATATCGTCGTGTACGGCATGCGAGGCAGCCTCTTCCGGAGTTCCGACGGATGCGCGACGTGGGAGAAGGTCGACGTACCTAGCCGAGCCGGAATTACTGGCGGTGTGGTGCTTGCCGATGGATCCTTCCTCTTGGTCGATCAGGGCGGAATTGCACTACTCAGTCGGGACGGTGGCAAATCGTTCCAGTCGGTGAAGCTTAGGCGGTCGATGCCCTACTTTGGAGTCAGCAGAGTTGGGAATGGCAAGGTTGCGCTCGTGGGCGTGGACGGCGTCGTCGTCGAGGACGTTCCTGGGTCTTCGGGCACTGCGGCACGCAACCTGAATTGAGCGCAGGCCAGCATAGTTTGAACAGAAAGGCTCTAGATATGGTCGCAATGTCAAAGTCTGAAGCAATGGCAGTGGTCGCGGATCCGAGCGACTTCAACAAGAAGTCTGGAAACTTTCTGGAGAGGTTGATATTCAACCACAGAGGGTGGGTGATGTTGGGGAGCGCATTGCTGATGGCGTTCTTTGCGCTTCAGTTGCGCGGCCTGGATATTAGCGCGAGCTACGACAAAATGCTGCCTTTGTCGCAGCCATACATCAAGAATTTCATTGCCAACCGTGTCGAGTTGCGGGGGCTGGGTGACAACGTGCGTGTTGCGGTGGAGAACCCCCGCGGCGACATTTTCGACCCCGCTTACCTGGCGACGTTGGGCAAAATCAACGACGAACTGTTCCTGTTGCCGGGCGTGGACCGGGCGTGGATGAAATCGATCTTTACGCCGGTTGTGCGCTGGACGGAGGTGACAGAGGAGGGGTTCGTCGGGGGCCCAGTGTTGCCCGATACCTTCAATGGTTCCCCGCAGTCCATCGCACAGTTGCGCATGAACATCGTGCGCGCCGGCGTAGTGGGCAGCCTGGTCTCCAATGACTACCGGTCGAGCATGATCGTCGTTCCGCTTCTCGCGAAAGACGCAGAAGGCAAGCCTCTCGACTATCACGCCTTATCCTCCAAGCTGGACGAAATCCGCAAACGGTACAGTCAGGTAGAGGGTGACGCTCAGCCACGCGTGAAAATTCACGTCACCGGCTTCGCGAAACTGGTTGGCGATCTCATCGATGGTCTCGGGAAAGTCATGTACTTTTTCCTGGCCGCCGCATTCGTTGCAAGCGTCATCATCTATCTGTTCACCCGTTGCATCCGCAGCACACTGCTGGTGGTGGCCTGCTCGCTGATCGCGGTTGTCTGGCAGCTTGGTATCGTCGCTTTACTAGGCCGCAGCATCGACCCGTTCTCTGTTCTCGTCCCTTTTCTGGTGTTCGCTATTGGTGTCTCTCACGGTGCCCAGAAAATGAACGGCATCATGCTCGACGTCGGACGGGGGACGCACAAGTGGGTCGCCGCGCGCTACACATACCGTCGTTTGTTTCTCCCCGGTGTGACGGCATTGCTCGCCGACGCGGTTGGCTTCGGCGTGCTGATGATCATTGACATTCCGGTGATCCGTGAGTTGGCTATGACCGCGAGCCTTGGTGTGGCGGTGCTTATCTTCACCAACCTGATTCTCCTGCCGGTCCTGCTGTCCTATGTGGGCGTCAGCCGCTCCGCGGCCAAGCGGGCAGTGACGCAGAGTCAGGAGGAGAACCGCGGTCAGGGGTTCGGGAAGATCTGGACTCTGTTGGACCGGTTCACTGAGCGTCGCTGGGCAACTGCAGCGTTAGTCGGCGCGGTGGGGCTTGGGATCGTGGGTTATGTCGGCGGCCTTGGCCTTCAGGTAGGCGACCTCGATGCCGGCGCTCCCGAACTGAGGCCTAACTCCCGCTACAACCTGGACGACGCCTTCATCACGTCTCACTACAGCATTTCCAGCGACGCCTTCGCTGTGATGGTCAAAACACCACCTGGTCAGTGCCGCTCGTTTGCCACGCTAGTAGAAGCCGATCGGCTCGGATGGACGCTCGACCAGTTGCCTGGCGTGCTGCGTACCGCGTCGCTGGCCGATACGGTTCGTCTCTATACCATGGGTGATTTCGAGGGGAATCCCAAATGGATGACGATCAGCGAAAGCCAGGGTTTGATCGATCCCCAGGTCACCAATGCATTGCTGTGGAACTCGGAATACCTGAACAACGATTGCTCAGTATTGCCCGTGGTCGCGTACCTCTCAGACCACAAAGCCGCAACGCTGGATCGCGTCACCGAAGCCGTGAAAAATTTTGCAGCTGCTCACGATACCCCTGAGCGACAGTTTTTGCTCGCTGCCGGCAATTCGGGCGTTGAGGCAGCGACCAATATCGTCGTGAGGAACGCAAATCGTGCCATGTTGTTCTACGTCTACGGTGCCGTCGTTTTGCTGTGCCTTATTACTTTTAGAAATTGGCGGGCGGTCGTCGTTGCGATACTTCCGTTGGCCCTCACATCGATTCTGGCGGAGGCCGTGATGGTGGGGCTCGGCATTGGCGTGAAGGTAGCAACGCTGCCGGTGGTCGCGCTGGGTGTCGGCATCGGCGTGGACTACGCACTCTATCTCCTCAGCGTGCAACTGGCGCAGCAGCGTCAAGGGCTGAGCTTGCAGGAGGCGTACAAGAACGCCGTTGCATTCACAGGAAAGGTTGTCGGTCTTGTCGGTGTGACGCTTGCGGCCGGTGTGGTTACATGGGTCTGGTCGCCAATCAAGTTCCAGGCCGACATGGGCATCATGCTTACCTTCATGTTCCTCTGGAACATGCTCGGCGCACTCATTCTCATCCCGGCACTCTCTCACTTTCTCCTCAAGGATGTTCGAGTGACCGCTACTGTTCACGCCAATTCATCTGAAGCATAAGGACATCACCATGAACCACGCTCGACTTCAACCCGACCGGAGCACGCTGGTCGAAATTTATCGGCGAATGGTGCTCATCAAGCTCAACGATGAGCGATTTCGCGCGGTCATCAAGTCCGGGAAACTGGCCATGACCTACTACTCGCCGAGAGGTCAGGAAGTTATCCCGTCGGCATTGTCTGTACACCTGACGAATGACGATTACCTTTGCACGATATACCGCGGGATCCACGACATGCTGGCCAAGGGCGTTCCCTCGAAGCTGCTGTGGGCCGAACTGGCCGGCCGTGAAACGGGTACCTGCAAAGGGAAGGGCGGACCGATGCACGTGACTCATCCGGCCAGCGGTGTCATGGTGACGACCGGCATTGTAGGCAGCAGCATGCCGATCGCCAACGGCTTGGCCCTTGCCGCGCAGATTCGTGGCGAAGAGCGGATCGCCGTCGCGACGTTCGGCGACGGGGCGAGCAATATCGGCGCATTCCACGAGGCGCTCAATCTGGCTTCGCTATGGAAGCTACCGGTGATCTTCCTCTGCCAGAACAACCGCTACGCGGAACACACGCCTTACTCCACGGGCACTTCGATTGGCCGCATCTCCGATCGGGGCGCCGCCTACGCGATGCCGGCGATCCATGTTGACGGCAACGATCCGGTCGCGATGTGGCAGGCCGCTGGCGAAGCCGTTGCGCGGGCCCGCGAAGGAGGCGGACCGACCCTCATCGAGGCTATGACGTTCCGCTTCCATGGTCATGTGTTCGGCGACGCCGATGCTTACATGGACCCGGCAGAAAAGGCTGCCGCCATCGAAGACGACCCCGTCCCGCGCTACAGGTCCTGGCTACTCGCGCAGGAACACGCTAGCGAGAGCGAACTGGCCGGCATCGAACAGGCCATCGAAAGCGAAATTGACGCAGCCGTTGAATACGCGCTTGCCAGTCCGTATCCCGATGTCGCCGAATTGCGTCGCGATGTCTACGCTCAGGAGATCGAAGTATGAACGCTCCAAAAATGAATCTGGTTCAGGCGGTAAACCTGGCGCTTGACGACGCACTCTCGTCGGACCAGAACGTGATCGTCTTCGGCGAAGACGTCGCGGATCGTCAAGAGGGCGGTGTGATGGGTGTTACCAAGGGCTTGTCGACGAAGCATGGCGACGTTCGTGTGCGGTCGACGCCGATTTCGGAGCAGGCGATCATCGGTGCCGCGATCGGCGCTTCGCTTGCTGGCATGCGTCCGGTCGCGGAAATCATGCTGATGAATTTCACTACCGTGGCGATGGACATGATCGTCAATCATGCGGCGAAGTTGCGGTTCATGTCCGGTGGGCAGACGCACGTCCCCATCACCATCCGCACGATGACGGGTGCCGGGTTCGGCGTCGGAGGTCAGCATTCCGATTTCCTCGAAGCGTGGTTTGCCCACACGGCTGGATTGAAAGTGGTGGCGCCCGCAACGCCAGCGGATGCTTATGGTCTTCTCTTGTCGTGCATCGAAGACGACGATCCGTGTATTTTTATCGAGAACATGGTCACCTACTGGAGTGACGGGCCGGCTCCCGATCGTGGGGTTCGTATTCCGCTCGGCAAGGCCAAGGTTGTTCGCGAGGGCACAGACGCGACGATCATCGCCTACAGCCGCCAGGTTCTGGATGCTTGCGCAGTTGCCGACAAGTTGCAG
This region includes:
- a CDS encoding TolC family protein, whose protein sequence is MLPKHLLAAVIVAGLSAGCAVGPDYVRPDVAMPDHFQAQAAVDHRHATASADLVTWWTGFGDPLLTRFVTLALEQNLDLAQAAARVSQARAGLGAANAALLPSGNVSGQAARVYQSVETPLGRVLKSTPGFERYGNDYEANFSASWELDVFGGLRRGREAALAEYQASEAGAVATRLAVSAQTADIYITIRGLQARLNVARRQVQTQQDLLSTINLLYGKGLAADLQVSQAEGALAQVRASVPVLEAGLDAAMNALDVMLGSQPGTHRAELADAGDIPVAPRIEATGSPGELLRRRPDLIVAERRLAASNARIGVAIAEYYPKVSLSGLIGSATSVASGNLFSSGASQAAGVLGLRWRLFDFGRINAQIVQARGQQAEILAAYRLAALHATEDVENSFSALVKREEQAAVLAQGVGSLGRARAASFAAYQKGVVSLIEVLQADENLLRASDERVQAQTESARAAVAAFKALGGGWQSSDHEAVASR
- a CDS encoding MaoC family dehydratase, which encodes MAGLWFEEFEVGQVFRHDVRRTVTETDNVMFSAMTHNPAAIHLDREYASTTEFGRPLMNSIFTLGLMVGISVSDTTLGTTVGNLGWDEVRFPKPLFEGDTVRVETEVLDLRRSKSRPDNGIVVFQHVAFNQRGEVVATCKRSALMYCLSAKKP
- a CDS encoding acyl-CoA dehydrogenase family protein gives rise to the protein MIERTLFSDEHEIFRDSVRRFIENEITPFHMEWEHQGVVPRSIWEAAGRAGLLGCSIPEEYGGAGGDHLFDFVLVEELARAGITGPGFAIHNEMVMPYIQAFGTEEQKRHWLPKMVKGEVIGALGLTEPHAGSDLKNIRTRAVRDGDFYVISGQKVFISNGQLCDMIVLATKTDPRASSNGVSLFIVEASRQGFKRGRRLEKIGLKAQDTSELFFEDVRVPASNLLGPENGGFRLLMKNLAQERLTQAVRSAAVVEAVLDWTIEYVANREMFDQTLADFQNTQFKLADLKTEVTIGRVFVDRCIESFMSGKLDGTDAAMAKLWLSNLHGRVVDECLQFFGGWGYMWEYPIARAFVDARITRIAGGSIEVMKQIIGRSLFPQKSPK
- a CDS encoding CoA ester lyase, whose protein sequence is MDKVAVLRSMLFVPGDSERKLAKASSSPADALILDLEDSVAPSRTHIARAMVLEYLKSRPLQQRKRQQIWVRINALTSPAALQDLAVVAGSPDGIVLPKVRSSQDVTCLAHYLDALELREGVATGSIRILPVATETPQSLFTLGGYEGCGPRLIGLTWGAEDLAAALGASTNRRPDGEYDTVYQLARALCLVGAAAAHVQPIDTIFADFGDPAALAIEANAARQAGFTGKLAVHPNQIDVINQAFTPSDEEVAWSRRVVDVFASNPDLGTIGLDGKMLDMPHLKRAQQILGLAASLHGIGGAS
- a CDS encoding MarR family transcriptional regulator, coding for MKHDMIIGNSSTDTATSRNPVRRCSVLPDEENWDQRLGFLMHDVSRLRRLVFDSFVEPLGVTRSQWWVIAHLSRHDGMMQSDLANVLELGKAALGGLVDRLEASGFIERRPDGTDRRVKRVYLTTAGNSLVNQMRAMSHEMNERILADLDHNRRLQLAELLQQVKKNLLSLKRESEAKGNVASDDFE
- a CDS encoding DUF1302 family protein, which gives rise to MIRKVARRSSRLLGAFVAVLAISGSMWPGIAHAYKFDTGIQDLNVQWDNTVSYNLGIRAEDCDTDICGNGKGAGDVTAHQSDRKFAKAGDIVTNRLSLLSELSVIYKGDTGFRISGDGWYDAAYTGSPKGDPFFLSQGLNAFPNNQYTDYIKRWNRGPSGQLLDAFAFTRLNLGSVPIDIKAGQYNVFWGESIFCFVCGVAYNQGPVDIRKALTDPSAQAQELFLPRPQVSFSATLTPELTLAGQYFLDWSASRLPDGGTYFGAADFLTLGGGTVVPFLGTPAVFDGQQKPAHLTGDFGVGVKWRPAWLDGTAGFYYRQYTTTFPQLVIGGASNGNLNVDIDYRAPRERMYAFTLSKQIAGISFATDLTYRNNAELAATPFSNVIAANASGADWIPRGNVFSGVANMISYFGKTPLFDSATLIAEVNYAWLEGVTHDPFNLYYGLKQNCGSDGVATHHGCPTRNAVGISAQFEPIWYEVWSGVNLSMPIFISTGLSGNSPVLFGSNQGEGSYSVGLTFDIQSKYKVSLKYIGYLALHSNDSAGVGSNSNSSLGKYWDRNWVSLTFQSTF